Within the Miscanthus floridulus cultivar M001 chromosome 2, ASM1932011v1, whole genome shotgun sequence genome, the region TTCAGACGTTTTCCGTAAGTGTTTCTgacgcttgtttcaagtgtttcatgtgtcttCTTTTATATGTTCCAACTATTGCATATGGATGTTTCAAatgtagatcgggtgttgcacgtGGAAAGAGGCTGGCGACGCACGTTCGGGGCGGCATGGGCGACGTCCGGGGCGGCGCaagtgtaacaccctcagtgttacactgtaaatcatttattaaaacatgtcatgagcatcatgtttatgtgttaatgcatgtaataaagtgtgtagatcaaattctgtaactcgaaacgatcaactaaaatgcaaaacgaaagttaattcaatagtcatgttatgtcacttaaggttgaaaaccaatttttattaagcaaaaatgctatgaaACATGTATTCGACACTTAAAGAAAGttgaaagtacaaactttgtagatggtaATGAAATACTAGTTGTTGAAAAACATTATTGTTAgatagtatttctaatagcttagaaatggaacttggaCAAAAATTCAGCCCAAGACTCaacaaattttcaaagttgaaaGCGGTGTGACAATGCTATATTAgtgaattaattctaaaaaatttaGCTAAAGGCTTGTGCTATATTTTTGCTTGGTGGGTTGCATCCAAGTAAGTACTTATTAATGGTATAGGGGTTGGTTTAGTTAGTATGTGCTTTGATCATCAATTAATTGCTACAAAAGCTAAAAAATGTTGTTTGGGTGCCGGTCGACAGCATCCACTTGGTAGGTTCATATTTTCTTTTCTAGTCTACCTTGGTCCAAGTATGTTGCTCCATTCAGTAGCCCTAGGTACCATCTTCAGCTCGACAGAGTTGGTTGGGTCATAACCGAGCTAGATGGGTCGTGGTTGATGCTTTAAGCGTTCACAGCGTGTTTTGGGCCGGTTAGCTGAGGGTGTGTGGTCAATGCGCGCTTGGGGCACCATTGGCCACCCTGACCATGCGCCTAGCATGCTGCATGCTGCTGCTAATGCCATTGCAGGAGCTACTGTGGTTGCACACGCTGCCCTGTTGCGCTGCCCTGCTCTGCTGGCCACTGGTGCCGCTGCCGTCGCATCACCATTGCAGCGCACACCGCCCTTCACTAGCCCCGCTATCCCATCGTCGCATCTCCGCACGGCTACATGGTTTTTCATTGTCACTACTGGTGCTAGGCCGCCGCGTTGCTGCTGCCGCTTGCCACCACATGCACATGGGGTGCCATAGCCGTGCTCACGCCGTCGCCTCACCTTAATGGCGCTGCGACCATGCAGGCTACTCCCACCTACCCTCCCTGCTCACGCATGTGGTCCAACCAGGTGTCATGTAGTTCGGTCGCAGGCGCAGACACATGTTCGGCCGATCGCTTGTTGCCAAGGCCAACCGAGCAGTGCCCTATCGCATCtatctcttcctcttcctctgttCTCACCGTCGGGTCACACCCACGAGTGTGCCAGTGGGGCGGTCACCTCATCAATCACTGGTGCCTGTAGCTTTGCCCTTCCGTCTTCTCGTCGCTCGACCCCGCACAGCCTTAATGGTGGCCCAGCCAAGCGCCAATTTTGTCATCTCCCACTAGCGAGCCATTAAGGCCGTGCCTCGGCCATGACCGAGGGTAGACTTCAATTCCACGCCCTAAGCCTAATTGCTTGCGTCATTGCACTCGCACAACCCTCCATCTCACCGTGCGCATCTAAGCCTCACCTTTACTGCCACCCTCACAGTGCTGACGTGGCCACGCCACTGCAGTCCATCGTCAGGCTTGCCGTGCGCACGTGGCTAGACACGCCCGGTCCATCCCCGGCTAAGCCACCACCACGGGTAGTTGCGGGGTGAGTTGCTGATGCTCATCCATTGTTTCTATCACCTCTGTTGTGCCAAGGCTCACCGAAAAGTGGCTACCGCCGCTGTAGGGTGTCCTCGCCCATTCTACCTCCGCCCGGCGACTCGCATCAacccctaggtgagcgtcggcctcTTCTTTTGGGCAAGGAAGGTCCCGGGTGGTCGGTGGGTGCACCAATTCCACCGCCACCGCGCCGATGCTCACGGGGGTGACTGGGGGACCTGGCTGATGCAAAGAGGGAAGAGTGAAAGGTgaggctattaaatcatttgtgagtgtttagtattatttagattagtatttgtaggaatttttgtggcaaattgataatagctttgaccataaaatttttacagtagattcattgtattattatgtgctcactataatttttgtagccttagaataggttgagaaatatgatagctaagtactccttgttgtagtttatagaaaatcgttaataagagtaagaatatattttagttgctaagtagcacttgtaggtgaaaccctgctggtttgatgggaatgatgattaactcgatatcttagtcattagagctagcttagtggcttagtagatgtattcttattttaagaactattgttgccttaatattgacTGTTGCATCGTCATTgcttgcatgtagagaacgagatGGTGGATTTCGTGACCGCGAGCGAGCAGGATtatgaggaggtgattgaagagtacgaggaggagatcctcacgTAGGAGGAGGTCCTGAAGCCGCCAtggactgactgagctgacaccgcgtctgcccaagacaagccctagtgcataacccttattttgaataatcattggatatatatatatgtgatgtgcatttacgttataggcattttatggaaactacttgcatagataacctacctatgagtcctactagcacgagtcgagtagttgctatgcttaggctattggtagcatgagtaacctgccgttactcacaataggtgattattattatcactctcatgataaaatggtgaaaggaaatagagactgggcagggatatagtatgggtattggtgggtgtaagaggttatgtcctagggccaatagggcatagcttggttacactattttccctatccgtgtcggttaaggaccggccattgcattgggttctaatcaagtcacagacttattatcctgagcacatacttgtttatgtgagcagggaaggctcgttgctctcttgtcgtgggttccagctcttttcggaccaactgattggaggaggggatggtgaaggtctaagcatcacactgagtccgggactcaggtgtgagggcttggagtccaagtttggatggggacttggaccccttgataggagagtgatgggttggtcctgcttgtgcctagggtacaagagggcgtgtgtttcggggtacccagctgggcacattgattcacgaatcaccgggtaatccgctacgacttgtctacagtctagcaccgtagtaagaactggaagatgaaagatggtaaaatggatctgtttgctcaacttttgcttgaaagtagaacaggtgcttatatagaatggttaggtaatgaactaatcatgactgctaataagaaacatacataaggattcactactagtattgctttccgcaaaaaggaaacccagcaaaccataaagcttatcatatcctttggagtcgggaagttattcccactagtcaggtaagtcttgcgagtatattgtgtactcagggtttatttacccctgttgcaggtgcagcttgaagagtaactgttgtgtggaggattcttctagtgggcacagacggatccttgtattctaccgttagatgtttattgtaattccactgtttaaattccacactctgaacttggtactataataatgtatttctaagaactctagttgtatgaaatggactaagtattgtaaactcgttctcattattggatcctagaggaaaaacgtggattattcgagttttcccttggggtgtgctcgacagaaccgtccgatgtagctagctttcggggtgcttagtgtctggtggaagacgagcgcctccggaagcgtgttatttcggatgGTTCTGCCATAGCGAGCCCGCTGCTGGGGCGCTCGCTCATGAGTCCAACATGCTAgggcgctcgctcgctcgctgtgTGGGCACCGTCCGGACGGTAGCGCCCCGGATtagacgtccggacgctagcaagTCCGATAATAGAAACTAGAAAGGGAGCAGTACCTTCTCAAAATACAAAGCAAAACTATATATGAAGCTGGTATTTAGACTGCAATCAGAAGAAAGTAATTCCTTCTTAAATATATGATGACTAGTCAACCTCTAAATATTAGGAAGCACCTCATTAACCAACATGCAGAAACATGATTCTTTTATGGCTTATTGAATTGAATGCATAGGTGGCTGTTGACGAGCTGAATCGTATTTTTATTGCAGTGAATGCCCTGGCAGATGGTACTTGCCTCAGATTCTTGTTCCATTGAACTGAAACTATGGTTGTTGCCGCAGATATAAGTTAATTGCCCATTAGGATCTGTCATCTGTTCACCGTCATATTGATCTGTCCCATCAAATAATCTTACACTGCGAATAATATTGAGGAATTAGTTATTGGATTTGTGAGAGTTCTAATTATAGtttagtactatctcagtcccaAATTATTTGTCGCTTTTGATTTCCGTGACGCAAGTTTGACTCAATTTTTGAAAATTCatgcaatatttgtatcttcaaataaatttattaaaaaactagattcaaatatctttccaatgatactaattatgtaccataaatattaatattttttaatatatattttgttaaagttgtttctcagAAAACGAAAACGATAGATATTTTAGGATGAAGGGAGTACTCTAGTACTATTAAATTGATTCAGTATGCATTTGTATATGCCAAAGAATCAGCCGATCTATTGGCCTGCAGAAGCGTTGTATGTGTGACTTATTATTGTTATGCCGGAAGCGGCACAGTATTGAGTATCTATGTTCCTTGACGCGACATAGTAGAATGTAGTTTAGTAGTTCGTTATGGTCATTGTGCGAAACAAAATGAAAAATAGGACAAGTAGCAAATTTATTAAATATTTGAATAGTGTATTAGGCTTAGTTCGTTAGAAGCCAGGAATAGCCTGGAACTATTCCGGACCCGGAACAATTCGATAATTTGTACTGAAGAGGAACTAATCCTGGCCTTGAATGGCCGGGAATGCCAAACCGAAGGGCGCCTTAATCTTTTTAAGTGCTGGTCATTTATTATTTGCGTAGTAACTCTTATTATAACAACATGTAAGATGAAGGAAAAGATGGTTGATCTGAGTTTATGAGGCTATTGGATTATCATCATCAAGTTGTTAGCAAGACGTTTCGTATCTAGGAAGAAGGTCATGGGTTCTACAATAGCTATGGTTTGGAGAAAGTGTTTACAATGAGGAGATGCAACGTGGAAAGAGACTCAACAACTAAGGAAATATTTCTATGGTCGTCCGGGGTTTTGTGAAACTAAGCACATGAACGAAGAGATTAATAAGAAGAGAAAGCCATGGAACTTTAGTTGTTGTGGTGTCTAGCCAAAATGGTAATTGCACTCAACAAGAAAATAGGACATCGGTATATGAAGTATTTCATTGATGAACATAACCATCCATTGGCCTCAACATATTTAGCTTGTCTCTTGAAGTCTCACAGTGACATCGTTGAGATAGAATCTCAAGAATTCGTAAACACTTAATCGTGCATACATGTTATATCATGATAGTGTATTCATTGAAGAGATGAAAATAGACTTTTGGTGAACGTAATGTAGTTTTCGAGATACATAGGTTTTGTTACGaatctagatatatattatgtcaaAATACATATTGAAAAggatatatatctagaaaagccaaaacgagtTACAATTTGAAATGGAAGGAGTAGTATGTAATATTTGGATCTTTTGGTGCTCTATTAATGAGGCAGTTTTTTTTCgaatctactccctccattctaaattataagtcatttcaagaACCTTGGAgactcaagtttgactaaaattatagagagaattacaaagacttatgacatcaaataggtatagtatgaaaatataattaatgaagaatctaatgatacttagttggcatcataaatgttattatcttgtcatgtaaatttggtcaaacttgagatggtttgactcttcaagattcttggaataacttataatttgggatggagggagtatctttGAGCTAGATAGGCAGTTTTTCATATTGTGAATTCTGATATGGAGTACAAGGCCATATGATAGGAATGTGTGCACACTGAGGCCACGTTCGGTTCCCACGGAATCAGGTCCGCGAACCGTTCCTGCCATGAACGTTAGTGTAATTACTATAGACAGCCCTGACCAGGAACCATTCCCAGCAAAATTGATCCCTAACTGAATGAGCCCTCACAGAAAATCCTACCAACTCTATATATTCTCACCTTGTACGTCATCAACCTGCCGAAGTCTTGGCGTGGTCACCCCGGTGCTATACCGGTCAAGAAAGAATTAATTTTGTGGGCTGTCACCACCCATTAGAGCAAGGATAGTAACACAGCCGGCAGCCGGCTAAATATAATGTAAGTGTGTTAACACCTTCACTAGTATAATGGCTTGGCTTTATTGGTGTGCCTGGATGCATGTGCATGACATGCAAAGAGCAGGCGCACAGCGAATGAGATTCTTCGGTACAAAGCAAAACGCCAGTTTTCCGGTCAACGTCAGCTGGGAGCAGGCGTTTTTCTCGTGGGACGTGCTCAGCCGGGCGGTAAGCGAAGCGCCGGCTCACGTCTCTCTCTTTCATTCTCTCTCATCCAGCAAGGATTTTTCTAACGTGAACTCGTATACAGCCCGCTTATGTGgctttattatacttgctcttagtgGTAACCTGGATGGAGCGAGAGAAATATTTAATATTGTGAGTTGTCACTCCCCATGTCACATTCCACCCGAGAGACGATCGCACGTGCCTTGACTAACTTATATGATACCTTCTATAAATCCTCAGCCATCGCGCGTTGTGGAGCATAGCAAAACTTGTTGCCGAGACACCACACAAGTACACAACTACACAAGTGCGTGACGCCGCCAGGGGTCAAGCCAGAAAGCAGCCAGCCATGGCAGTCGCAAACGCCGAGAACACGTCGTCGCTGCTCCCGCTCGACGGCCGCGTCGCGCTCGTCACTGGCGGCTCCCGCGGCATCGGCCGCGAGGTGTCCGCCCACCTCGCCGCCCTCGGCGCACGCGTCATGGTCAACTATGCGTCCAATTCCGCTAGGGCAGATGAGCTCGTCGCGGAGCTCACCTCCCGCGGTCAAAAGGCCGTGGCCGTCCGCGCGGACGTGTCAGACCCGGACGCTGTGCACGCGCTCTTTGACCGCGCCGAGGAGGCGTTCGGGTCCCCGCCGCACATCGTCGTCTGCTGCGCAGGCGTCCTCAGTGACAAGTACCCGGCGCTCGCGGACACTGCCGTCGACGACTTCGACATCATGTTCGCGGTGAACGTGCGCGGGACGTTCCTTGTGTGCCGCGAGGCGGCGAACCGAGTCCCAGCCAACAGCGCCGGCCGCATCGTGACGTTCTCGTCGTCCATTGTGGGCACGCTCCTGCCGGGATACGCGGCGTACACGGCGACTAATGCCGCTGTGGAGGCGATGACGAAGATCCTAGCCAAGGAGGTGGCCGCGAAGGGGGTGACCGCGAACGTGGTCGCGCCGGGGCCCGTGCGCACCGAGCTGTTCTTGGCCGGGAAGGACGAAGCATTCCTGCGGAGGGTGGAGCAGCAGTCCATGGGGCGCATCGCCGAGACGACAGACGTGGCGCCGGTGGTGGCGTTCCTGGCCAGCGACGCCGCGGCTTGGGTGAACGGGCAGGTCATCAGGGTCAACGGCGGTTTCGTCTAATAAGGGTCTAAGCGCGACAGGTGTTCAAATATAGTGGCATCTACCACACACAcacaagtgttttttttttcaataagACACACGTACACAAGTTGAAAAATGCGTGTAGCGTATAGAGcgtgtttttttttataaaaatataaaagtaCGGTCGTACAGGAGTGTACTTACTGTGGTTTGTACAGTGTAACTCAACCTATATAAGGTGTTTGTACAGTGTACCTCAACCTTTATAAAGGCACTTTGTGTCTAGTTTGATCAATAATGCTTTCACGCGGACGTCCGTCCGTGTGGACGGCGCGTGCCACACCTCGTCTCGATGCTTTTGCCCGCACTTCTAACTCCCACTTGCGACCTGCGCCTCGCCCATGACACTTACTCCCTCCCGTCGCTCGCCTCGCCATTGCATACCCAGCCCGCATCACGTGGCCCGCCCGCCGCAGCCATCCCATGATGCCCCATCCTGCACACGCTTCCTCCGCTCTCCCCATTTCCAACTCTTTATCTCGTCCACTGATAGCAGA harbors:
- the LOC136538988 gene encoding NADPH-dependent aldehyde reductase-like protein, chloroplastic; translated protein: MAVANAENTSSLLPLDGRVALVTGGSRGIGREVSAHLAALGARVMVNYASNSARADELVAELTSRGQKAVAVRADVSDPDAVHALFDRAEEAFGSPPHIVVCCAGVLSDKYPALADTAVDDFDIMFAVNVRGTFLVCREAANRVPANSAGRIVTFSSSIVGTLLPGYAAYTATNAAVEAMTKILAKEVAAKGVTANVVAPGPVRTELFLAGKDEAFLRRVEQQSMGRIAETTDVAPVVAFLASDAAAWVNGQVIRVNGGFV